The DNA sequence ATGCGGACCAGCAGCTCGAACATCCGCTTCTTGCGGTCCGGGCTCATGGGGTCGATGAGGGCCTGGTTGCCGTCGCGCAGGTCGACCGCGCACCAGCGCGGTGCCTTCTCGATGACCCGGGTCGGCCAGGTGCGGTCGGGCAGGTCCACCGCGATCTGGTCCTGGAACGGCACGTACTTCGCGACCGGCATACCCGACGGCTGCTGGGGGTGGATCATGGTGTCTCGCCTAACGATTCGCTGGGGTGGCCCGGGAGGGCCTCAGCCGGCAACGCGAACTCCGCGACGAGGGGCGGCTGATCGGTCAGGCCCCGCCGCGGCGGCGAAGGAGGAGGCGCGAGGAACGCACGCGTCGAGGGTATGCCGGTGGGCGGCATCCGTCCAACGTGCGGTTGGGTGCGCCCACGATCCGGACACGCCGCGTCCCGCGCAGACGCGGTCCAGTCGGCCTCGCGCAGCCCGCCGGTGCCCTCACGACGAGAAGGGGAAGATCCCGGAGTACGCGTTGAGGGCCGGCTGGCCGCCGAGGTGGGCGTAGAGGACGGTCGAGTCCCTGCCGATCTCGCCGGAGGTCACCAGGTCGACGAGGCCGGCCATCGACTTCCCCTCGTAGACGGGGTCGAGAATCATCCCCTCGAGCCGCCCGCTGAGCAGGATCGCCTCGACGGTGGACTCGACCGGGATGCCGTAGAGGTCGCCGGCCCATCCCTCGAGCACGGTCACCTCCTCGTCGCGCAGCTCGCGCTCGAGGCCGATCAGCGACGCCGTGTGGCGCGCGATGCGGTCGACCTGGGCGCGGGTCTTCTCCAGCGTCGCCGAGGCGTCGATGCCGATGACGCGTCGGGGGCGGCCGCCGGCGTCCTCGAGGGCCGCGAACCCCGCGACCATCCCGGCGTGCGTCGAGCCCGTCACCGTGCAGACGACGACGGTGTCGAAGAAGACGCCGAGCTCGCGCTCCTGCTCGGCCACCTCGTACGCCCAGTTCGCGAATCCAAGGCCCCCGAGCGGGTGCTCCGACGCACCCGCCGGGATGCCGTACGGCGTGCCACCCGCCTCCTCGACCTCGCGCAGGGCGTCCTCCCACGAGGTGCGGATGCCGATGTCGAAGCCGTGCGGGTCGAGCCGGCTGTCGGCGCCCATGATCCGCGACAGCAGGATGTTGCCGACCCTGTCGTTGACCGGGTCGTCCCAGTCCACCCACTTCTCCTGCACGAGGCGGCACTTCAGGCCGAGCTTCGCAGCGACGGCCGCGACCTGCCGGGTGTGGTTGGACTGGTAGCCGCCGATGGAGACGAGCGTGTCGGCGCCCGAGGCGAGCACGTCGGGGACGATGTACTCCAGCTTGCGGGTCTTGTTGCCCCCGAACGCGAGGCCGCTGTTGCAGTCCTCGCGCTTGGCCCACACCTGCGCGCCCCCGAGGTGTGCGGTGAGCCGGTCGAGCCGGTGCACCGGGCTGGGCCCGAAGGTGAGCGGGTACCGCTCGAAGTCGTCGATGCTCACAGCGTGCCTCCG is a window from the Phycicoccus sp. M110.8 genome containing:
- a CDS encoding 1-aminocyclopropane-1-carboxylate deaminase, whose protein sequence is MSIDDFERYPLTFGPSPVHRLDRLTAHLGGAQVWAKREDCNSGLAFGGNKTRKLEYIVPDVLASGADTLVSIGGYQSNHTRQVAAVAAKLGLKCRLVQEKWVDWDDPVNDRVGNILLSRIMGADSRLDPHGFDIGIRTSWEDALREVEEAGGTPYGIPAGASEHPLGGLGFANWAYEVAEQERELGVFFDTVVVCTVTGSTHAGMVAGFAALEDAGGRPRRVIGIDASATLEKTRAQVDRIARHTASLIGLERELRDEEVTVLEGWAGDLYGIPVESTVEAILLSGRLEGMILDPVYEGKSMAGLVDLVTSGEIGRDSTVLYAHLGGQPALNAYSGIFPFSS